The Aerosakkonema funiforme FACHB-1375 genome includes the window ATGTCGATGCCACCCGGATGATCGTGCGGGGGGGAGAGCGGGAGAGTAAGAGAGGGGGAGAAACTAACAAAGATCGCGCTTCCTCTGCTTCCCTAACCCCTAACTTCTATTCCCCAGCCCCTACTTCCGAATTTCTCATCCGCGACTACGATGAGTTGCGATCGAAAAATATCTCGGCCTTCCGGGAAAAATACGGCAACTGTCAAGAATACCAACTCCAGAAATACCAGCGCTCCAACCAAGACACCTGCCTCAACCAGCGCCCCTTGAGTAAAGTAGGCGATCGCGTCAGAGCCGGTCAAGTCATCGCCGATGGCTCAGCTACCGAAGGCGGCGAAATCGCTCTGGGTCACAACATTCTGGTCGCCTATATGCCTTGGGAAGGCTATAACTACGAAGACGCCATCTTGATCAGCGAGCGCCTGGTCTACGATGACATTTACACCAGCATCCACATTGAAAAATACGAAATCGAAGCTCGCCAAACCAAACTGGGACCGGAAGAAATCACCAGAGAAATTCCCAACGTCGGGGAAGACTCGCTCCGCCAACTCGACGAAACTGGCATCATCCGTATCGGCGCTTGGGTAGAATCCGGCGATATCCTGGTGGGCAAAGTCACCCCCAAAGGCGAGAGCGACCAACCTCCAGAAGAAAAACTGCTGCGAGCTATCTTTGGGGAAAAAGCCCGCGACGTGCGCGACAATTCCCTGCGCGTCCCCAACGGTGAAAAAGGCCGAGTTGTAGATGTGCGCGTCTTCACTAGGGAACAAGGTGACGAACTGCCCCCCGGTGCCAACATGGTGGTGCGCGTCTATGTCGCCCAAAAACGCAAAATCCAAGTGGGCGACAAAATGGCCGGACGCCACGGTAACAAAGGCATTATCTCCCGCATCCTCGCTCCCGAAGATATGCCCTATCTGCCCGACGGCACACCGGTAGATATTGTCCTCAATCCCTTGGGCGTACCCAGCCGCATGAACGTCGGCCAAGTGTTCGAGTGCCTGCTCTCCTGGGCTGGTGAAAATATGGGCTTCCGGTTCAAAATCACTCCTTTTGACGAACGCTACGGTCAAGAAGCTTCCCGCACCACAGTCCACGGCAAACTCGCCCAAGCAGCGGACGAAACCGGCTACGATTGGCTGTTCGATCCAGATAACCCCGGTAAGATTGTGGTCTACGACGGACGCACTGGCGAACCGTTCGATCGCCCCATCACCGTCGGTAAAGCTTATATGCTCAAACTCGTCCACCTTGTGGATGACAAAATCCACGCCCGTTCCACCGGCCCTTACTCCTTGGTTACCCAACAACCCCTGGGCGGCAAAGCTCAACAAGGGGGACAGCGCTTTGGGGAGATGGAAGTATGGGCATTGGAAGCCTTCGGTGCCGCTTATACCCTACAGGAATTACTCACCGTCAAATCCGACGATATGCAGGGACGCAACGAAGCATTGAATGCGATCGTCAAAGGTAAAGCCATCCCCCGTCCCGGCACACCGGAATCCTTCAAAGTCCTGATGCGAGAATTGCAATCTCTGGGATTGGATATCGCCGTTCACAAAGTCGAAACCGCCCCAGATGGCAGCAGCCGCGATGTAGAAGTGGACTTGATGGCGGATGTGGGCACTCGTCGCACCCCCACCAAACCCACCTACGAATCTCTGACTCGCGAAGACTTGGTTGACGAAGAAGACTGAAGAAAATTTCAGATTTTAGATTTCAAATTTCAAATCTTGATAAATCTGAAATTTGAAATCTGAAATCGCGAAATTAATTAAATCTGAAATCTAAAATCCAAAATCTGAAATTATCTGACTGATGGCCAAACTCGAACAGCGCTTTGATTACGTCAAAATCGGTCTCGCTTCTCCAGACCGCATTCGTCAGTGGGGAGAACGCACCCTTCCCAACGGTCAAATAGTCGGGGAAGTTACTAAGCCAGAAACGATAAACTATCGCACGCTCAAACCGGAAATGGATGGTTTGTTCTGCGAGCGTATTTTCGGTCCTGCCAAAGATTGGGAATGTCATTGCGGTAAATACAAGCGCGTCCGTCACAGAGGTATTGTCTGCGAACGCTGCGGTGTGGAAGTGACCGAATCCAGAGTCCGCCGTCACCGGATGGGCTACATCAAATTAGCCGCCCCCGTCGCTCATGTTTGGTATCTCAAAGGCATCCCCAGCTACATCTCCATCCTGCTGGATATGCCCCTGCGCGATGTGGAACAAATTGTTTATTTCAATGCCTACGTTGTCCTCAATCCCGGCAATGCCGATAACCTCACCTACAAACAGCTGCTGACCGAAGACCAGTGGATGGAAATCGAAGACCAACTCTATAGCGAAGATTCTCATCTCGTGGGCATAGAAGTAGGCATCGGTGCGGAAGCATTGCAAACATTGTTGCAGAACATCAACCTGGAAACAGAAGCCGAACAGCTGCGGGAAGAAATTGCCAATGCCAAGGGACAGAAACGCGCCAAATTAATCAAAAGATTGCGCGTGATCGACAACTTTATCGCCACTGGGTCAAAACCGGAGTGGATGGTGCTGACAGTTATTCCCGTCATCCCACCCGACTTGCGCCCGATGGTGCAACTGGATGGGGGACGTTTCGCCACGAGCGACCTGAATGACCTCTACCGTCGAGTGATTAACCGCAACAACCGTTTGGCCAGATTGCAAGAAATCCTCGCGCCGGAAATCATTGTCCGCAACGAAAAGCGGATGTTGCAAGAAGCGGTGGATGCGCTCATCGACAACGGT containing:
- a CDS encoding DNA-directed RNA polymerase subunit gamma, encoding MAKLEQRFDYVKIGLASPDRIRQWGERTLPNGQIVGEVTKPETINYRTLKPEMDGLFCERIFGPAKDWECHCGKYKRVRHRGIVCERCGVEVTESRVRRHRMGYIKLAAPVAHVWYLKGIPSYISILLDMPLRDVEQIVYFNAYVVLNPGNADNLTYKQLLTEDQWMEIEDQLYSEDSHLVGIEVGIGAEALQTLLQNINLETEAEQLREEIANAKGQKRAKLIKRLRVIDNFIATGSKPEWMVLTVIPVIPPDLRPMVQLDGGRFATSDLNDLYRRVINRNNRLARLQEILAPEIIVRNEKRMLQEAVDALIDNGRRGRTVVGANNRPLKSLSDIIEGKQGRFRQNLLGKRVDYSGRSVIVVGPKLKIHQCGLPREMAIELFQPFVIHRLIRQGLVNNIKAAKKLIQRNDPSVWDVLEEVIEGHPVLLNRAPTLHRLGIQAFEPILVEGRAIQLHPLVCPAFNADFDGDQMAVHVPLSLESQAEARLLMLASNNILSPATGRPIVTPSQDMVLGCYYLTAENPALADKQERYFANLEDVTVAYEQGKIDLHQYIWVRYDGPMETDEPESEPLQVSTEADGTVTKIYKSQRVRSSADGNLLSKFIRTTPGRIIYNKAIQEVIG